One Ochotona princeps isolate mOchPri1 chromosome 7, mOchPri1.hap1, whole genome shotgun sequence genomic window carries:
- the LOC101527416 gene encoding 26S proteasome complex subunit SEM1-like, which yields MSKKKQPADQGLLEEEEELEEFPAEGWAGLDEDEDAHVLEDNWVDDNGEDDFSNQLQAELEKQAFKMETS from the coding sequence ATGTCCAAGAAAAAGCAGCCGGCAGACCAGGGTCTCCTTGAGGAGGAAGAAGAGTTGGAGGAGTTCCCCGCCGAAGGCTGGGCTGGTTTAGATGAAGATGAAGATGCACATGTCTTGGAGGACAACTGGGTTGATGACAATGGGGAGGATGACTTCTCCAATCAGCTGCAAGCTGAGCTGGAGAAGCAAGCTTTTAAGATGGAGACTTCATAA